The genomic window CGACCGTATGGGCATTCTTGTGGAACTCGATCGAGAACGGTCCGACTTTGAATGTGCTGTCCTTTCCATATGCGTGGAAGGTGTTGTTCCGCACCTTGTTCACCTGACCCTCGACGCCCTTATCCTTCGGTCCGTAGAAATTGAGTGTCTTATCCACCCGGCCGAGCTGCGTGCTGATCATCCGTCCGAACAGGAATGATCCGATATCGACGGAATGATCATAATGATAGTGGCTGAGGAAAATGTGGTGCAGATCATTCAGGTCGATGTAGTTCTGCACATGGGCGGCGACCCCGCTCCCCGCATCGAGCAGAATCGAGAAACCGTCCTTCTCGACGAGATAGCCAGAAGTCGGTCCATTCTGCTTCGGGAACCCGCCCCACATGCCGACAACTGTACATTTCATGTTATCCACTCCCATTCATCATATTTTGAATAAAACCCCTCGCCTACCCGATCCTGAAGTGCCTGTTCATGCGCTCCAGTGTGCCGAGGATGCTGATGGCGGCAAGATAGCTCGTCTTCGGATTATCAGGCAGCGGCTGGTTCTCCACTTTGAATTCCGCTTTGCCGAATGCCCCTTCGACTTCGATATGATGGATGTTGCGGTCGACATTCGGATCTGCGATCAGCGTCACTTCCGTCTCCTCGATGCCCATGCCGGCCATGCCGAGGATGATCGCCACGTTCATATTCTGCGGATAGAGTGTGATGGCCTCCTTCGCCCTGCCGTCGAACACGACCCGTTCGGACTGCAGATCCTCATAGCTGAGTGCAGCCGCGGGCTTCCTCGTCGTCAGCCTGACACGCTTCAATTCCCCATGGGACTGGGCATTCTGTATGAGGTCCAGGCCGCCGACCGCACCGGATGGCAGATGGAGGGTGTGGTCATATTTTTTCGCAATCTGCATCAATTCGGCCACAAGTGCACCGTCCGCCAGGGCACCGACACTGATCAGCATCGCGTCCTTGTGCTTGAGCACTTCCGGCATATGCGACTTCACCACTTCCCCATTTGCCGCTTCCACTACGATGTCTATATCTGACGATAGGAATGCCTCAAGGTCCGTATACAGCGTGATCCCAAACTCATCTTCCAGGTGCTGATACTTTTCTTCATTCCTCACAAAGACGCTTTTGACCTTCAAATTTTCATGGCGGTCATGATTGATCCGCTCCATCATCACATTCGCAATTGCCCCTGCGCCAATGATTCCGATATCCATATTGATCCCCCTTCACATATTCATCTAATCCTACTCTACCCTAACATCGGCCTGAAATACATAAAGATGGAATGCCTCCCGCAATCAGAAACATGAGAACGACAGAATCGGGTAGAGGATAGGGACTAAATGATTGGAGGGAAACATCATGGCAGTACTATTACAGGTGGATTTTGAAATGGAGGGCCCTTTCGGCACTGAAATGGCGGAAGGGTTCAGGGATCTTGCTGAAAGCATCAATGAAGAGCCGGGCTTCCTGTGGAAGATCTGGACGGAGAATGAAAATGAAGGTGAAGCCGGTGGCATCTATGTATTCGAAACGAAAGAGGATGCCGAGAACTACTTGAAGATGCATACCGAACGGCTCGCAGGCTTCGGCATCACAGATGTGAACGGTAAGATATTCAATATCAACCAGCAGCTCTCAAAAATCAATAATGCACCGATGGAATAGAAATGCAGAGCCCGAACGGGCCCTGCATTTTTTTACATTCATCATATATCCTCAATCATACGCCTTCTCCTGGTAGTCCGGATGATCTTCATCCGGTATCACAAGGCAGTTGGCCGGATAGTTCACGCCGCTTGAGAAGCCCTCTTCCTCCTTGTATACGAGCAACAGGTCCGCTTCAGGAATCGTCTGTATGATCGTATAGACGACCCCTTTATATTCGATGGTCCGCATGCCATTCACCTCCTTTTTCAACAGGCGCCCCTTAAGGCACTTCCTACGCCCTTCCATAGATCAGCTGGACGACACCGGAGTCATATCTGTTCACTTTCTGGAGCTCGAGGTCGAGCCGCCCTTCAATATTGCTGAACAGCGGCTTGCCCCGGCCGAGGACGACCGGGTGGACGGAGAGCCGGTATTCATCGACAAGCCCCAGGTTGACGCATTCTGCAATCAGTTCGGCACCGCCGTACAGCCAGAGGTCCCGTCCTGCCTGCGCCTTCAATCTCTCAACAGCGCCTTCGACATCATCAGAGAATGTCACATTGCCCTCCGTTCCGCGCTTCGAGCGTGAAAAGACGACCTTCTCCTTATCTTCAACCATCTGCATCATCTCTTTGTCGAGGTCGGACACTTCCCCTTCCGGAACATAAGATTTCCACAAGTCATAGCTCTTCCTGCCGAAGAGTATAGTGTCCACCGATTCGAGGAAGGCCGTAAAGTCCATCTCCGGATCCATGATGCACCAGTCTATTTCCCCGTGTTCCCCTTCAATGAAACCATCCAATGTTACAGCAAGATCCAGTACGACGCGTCGCGCCATGGCAACTCCCCCATCCTTTTGCCCTCATCATATCATATGACGCTGTTACGCGGGTGTAACCGCTCCGTCATTTTTGTAACGGATTCTTAACACCCTTTACAATTGAAATCCGCTCATAAGGGGGTATATATTGAGTGGGAATGAAACCTGAAAAACCCCATGAGTGTACATGGGGACTGATGGGAGCGCATAATCATGTCACAGAAGAAACGCTTCACAGAGATTGATGCACTGAGGGGGCTCGCCGCCATTGCGGTCATCCTCTTCCACTATACAACCTACTACGACGGACGCTTCGGCCACCTGAAGGATGGCTATATCGACTGGTTCTGGTTCGGTGAATACGGCGTGCAGCTGTTCTTCATCATCAGCGGATTCGTCATCTACATGTCCATCATGCGGGCACGGTCCGCTTCCGATTTCGCCATCAAGCGGTCCATCCGGCTGTATCCGTCGTATATGTTCGCCGTGGCCCTCACGTTCATCATCGTGTCGATGTCGGTGATGGATGACCTCAAGGTCGGGTTCGGCGAGGCCCTGATCAACATGACCATGCTTCAGGACTTCTTCACCGGCATCGGCCGGGTCGACGGCGTCTACTGGACACTCCGTGTGGAGCTGACCTTCTATGTGCTGATGGGTGTCCTGCTGCTGTTCGGGAAGGCGAAGCACATCATGCCCGTCACAGTCGGCTGGCTTGTGGCTTCCGTGCTGATCCAGATCGTCCACCGCACGGTAGATACGGAACTGACTTCGATCATCCGTGAATACTCCATCGCAAGCTTCAGCCATATGTTCATCATCGGCATGATGTTCTATGCTATCTGGCAGCACGGCCACCGGTTCAAATACCACATGGTGATGGCGATGGCGGTCATCTACGACATCTTTTTCCAGAGTGTCGAGAACGCGATGTTTACACTGCTGTTCATCACCGTCTTCCACCTGATACTCGCCGGCAGGCTGAAGTTCCTGAGTTCGAAGGTGTTCGTCTTCTTCGGCACCATCTCGTATCCGGTCTACCTGGTCCACCAGAATATCGGCTATGTAATGATCAACCGGATGGAATCCACCGGACTCGTACACGAAATTTACCTGCTGATTCCAATCGGTGTCAGCATACTGCTGGCATACGCCATCCACCGCCTCATCGAGCAGCCGAGCCACAATGCGCTCTACAGGCTGTATAAGGAGAGACGCGACGCATATCCGGAAGGCGCCATGCTGAAGCGGTGATGGAAAAACCTCCAGAATCTTGGAGGTTTTTTCAGTTATATTATGTTGTTAGCATGTCATTTTATAGAATTCATTATTCTTAATATAACTTTCCAGTAATACTCTCACTTATAATCATTTTGGATTCTTCTGCTCTTTCGAAATTTCTGATAGTCAAACCTGTACAAATCAAATCAATCACAAATAACTGAGCAACTTTAGAAACAAGAGAACCACTATCCAATGGACTTTCTTTTGCAGAAGATAACAGTATACAATCAGAAAGCTTTGTTAAAGGAGATTTACTGTAGTTAGTTATGGAAATTACTTTAGCACCTTTCTTCTTAGCCGCTTCCACGCTATCTACAGTATCTTTAGAACTTCCTGTGAGACTGATCGCGATTACGATAGTATCAGTATCCATAGAGGCTGTTCTCATTATTTGAAAGTGAGGATCTCCGAAAACTTCGACATTAATGCCAATCCTGAGTAATCTTGTTTGCATATCAAGTGCTGCAATGGAAGAAGATCCTACACCGAAGATTACAACCTTCTTACCATCCTCAATAAGTTGCAGGGCTTCCTGCAATTTACGTTCATCAATCACATGATATGAGTCTTCAATGGCAGTAACCATGTTCTTCTTAACTTTATAAACATATGAATCATCTTGGTTCTCTTCGTCATTTGAATCTATTTCTTTCGCCAAGGAGAATTTAAATTCTTGAAATCCTTTATAGCCGATTTTTCTAAATAAACGTAGCACCGTTGCTTCTCCTACACTACACGCTTCTGAAAGTTCCGTCAGAGAATGATACAGCACATGGTCAGTATTGTTTATAATGTATTGATATATCTTGTGCTCCGACTTAGTAAAATTTTGTTTAGCTTGTTCCAGCCTTATAGTGGCTTTTATTTCTTGATTTCCTTTATTCAAATCTGCCTACCTGCTTTCATATGTACTCCAAAAATGTATAGCTGCCCCGTAAAGATTGGCTTGGTTACGATTTTTAGCAAGTTTAACTGTCAACTTATCCTTATGGTTAGGAAGCAACATCCCTTCAATTTTTACATTAATGGCATTCTCCAGAAAAGTTCCTTGAGCAGTTATTCCTCCTCCAATTAAAATTAGAGAAGGGTTCATTGCATGAATAAGAGATTTGAGCCCTAGTGTAAGGTCTTCAATCCATTCATCAAAGATCTTCACTGCTATATCATGACCTTCTCTCACTTTTTCAAAAAAGATTTTGAGATCCATGCCGGTAAAATTATCATCCACTTTTCTTTGAAGCGCACGACTGGATGCATATTCTTCGTAACACCCTTTAAACCCACATAGACATGATTTTCCGTTTGGGTACAATGTCATATGTCCCCACTCACCTGCGGCAAAAGTAGTACCTGTATATAATTCTCCATTCAGAAAAATCGCACCACCTATACCCGTACCAATTGTAACACAAAGAAAATCATCTTCTTCTTTAGCATTTCCATTCCATTTCTCACCTAGGGCAGTACAGTTAACATCATTTTCCACTGAAACAGGTAACTGTACCTTTTCTGACAGCATATCTGAAATATTAAGGCCTTTATATCCAGGAATAGAATCAGTAGCATGCACAACTTTCCCCATCATAGAATTGATTTGTCCAGCCGAACTTATACCTATGCCTTCAATTTCGTGTTTTTTTTTCAACATCTCGGCCAGCCTTCCAACACGTTCTATAATCGAGTTTCCACCATTATAAGCTTCGGTTGGAATAGTGCCCTGTTCCGTAAGATTGCCCTGTATGTCGATTATCCCATATTTTATTGAAGTTCCACCAATATCAAAAACACCAATCTTCATGCTTTCCCTCCTATAAGTGAAAAAAGAAAAACCATTTGATGGTTTTTCTTCATTCTGTAAATCTGTAGGTTACAGTGCTTGTTTCGCTAAACTTCACCTTCGTTTTGTATCTATATTCTTTTGATTCACACGGATAATCCATTCTATAATGTGCTCCTCTGGACTCCCTTCGTCTCAACATTGTATTCAGTAGAATCTCTGATAGTCTTAGAAAGTTCATTGCTTTCACTGCTGACTTTTTATTTTTGCTTTCTAATATGGATGCGGCTGTAAAATTTGATGATAAGTCATTCACTTTCAACAGTGCTGTTTTAAGTCCTTCTTCACTTCTAACAACATTAGCATGATACCACATTATCTCCTGTATTTCTTTTATAACCTGATTAGATCTTAATCCTTCTTCCGAAAATTCATGAAGTTCATCAATATGGCAGAACGAAAGGAGTGCACTCTCTGCTTCAAGAATACTGGAGCTCACTGAAGATGATTTGAGATATTCATTGCAGTGTAATCCTGCACGCTTACCAAACACCATGCAAGCACCTGTGGAGTTCCCTCCAAGCCTGTTGGCCCCCTCCACATTACATGATAGTTCACCAATGGCATATAAACCTCCTACCCCTGTACATCCGTTTACATCGATTGATACACCACCGTTACTTGCATGTGCGAAAGGTGCTATTTTAATATCATCTTCCACCATATCAATTCCCTGTTGCTTAAGCCAATCCAGATAGACAGAATAGAACTGATCACCCGTCTTATACAGATTTTCATCAAATATCAACTTGAAGCCATCTTCTTTTTTCTCTTCAATTATTTTCTGCATCATAGAAATATCGAAATACCGTGATTTCAGAGTATGTGTAAAAGGGCCATGAGTACTTCTGATCGACATCAATTCACTGCGCGAAATCCCTGCAGGCAGCCAGCTATCGATTATACTCGCTCCTGAATCATCAACAATATCCTTACAGTATTCTAAAGTGTGCTCACCAAATAAAGTTTTATACTTTGGTGTAGTGATGCCAGGTATGAATTGAATGAACTCCATATTCACTAATTCTGCACCAGCATCCAATGCAAGAATATGTCCAGAGCCATCAACATCGTTTGGATTCAGATTATGCTTATATATATTCCCGAATCCACCGGTGCATAATATGACAGCACTACATGATACATGAACAAAATCGTTATTGTGATCGATGAGAACTGCGCCACTAACTCTTCCATTATTCACTATCAAAGTAACTACTACTGTTTTGGTCATAAGTTCAATTGAATCAAACTTTTCGAAGATTTGTTCAACATTTTTTCTGGTCTCGTTCCAATCTTGGAGCAAATATATATCTCTCGGATGTTCCGCAAAACAAGCTTTCCGTTCATCTTCAAGCTTGTTAGCTTTAACTCCTACATCTCCATATTCAGAAACGGCCTCTGGTATCTCGTCTATATAGGTTTCAGCTAATTTTCTGTCATGCATGCCGCGGGACATTCTTTCTATATCCTTGTAGAATACTTTTCTATCGGCAATATCTCTGGTAACTTGCGTCCCCAGTGAGGCTTTCAAAGGAAAGAAACTGGAGCCAGAAGCCAGATGCGTCTTGGTGACCATCATGACTTCATGTCCTTTTTCTGCTAGTTCTTTAGTTACCCGTATACCTGAAAGACCACTGCCTACAACTAGTACATCTGTATGTACTGTATGTTTAATATGCATCTGTATCCCTCTAATCATTAATTTTCCAGATCATAATAGGTCAAAGGATGCTCAGATTTCTTTGCCGCACTCTTTTTATTCATAATCATACTGAAAATGTAACCGAATACAAAAGAACTTATAAGATTGATTATGGAGTATGCCCAAAGCGAAATGTCAGTAAAATAGGAAACATATACTGCTACGATAGACGTTGCTATAAATGCCATCAATGCTCCATCTGCATTAACTTTTTTAGTTAGGACACCAAGTGCAAATGTACCGCCGACGATTCCGAGTACCAGCCCCATTAAGCCATTGAACCATTCATATGCCGAACTGATATCCGAATTGGCCAATATTATAGCTACTAAGATGGAGAAAACACCTACAATTGCTGAAACATACCTTGCTATTCGTGTACTCCTTCTATCATCGAGACCTGGCATTAGTATCTGTTGAATATCAAGTGTC from Salinicoccus sp. RF5 includes these protein-coding regions:
- a CDS encoding MBL fold metallo-hydrolase, with protein sequence MKCTVVGMWGGFPKQNGPTSGYLVEKDGFSILLDAGSGVAAHVQNYIDLNDLHHIFLSHYHYDHSVDIGSFLFGRMISTQLGRVDKTLNFYGPKDKGVEGQVNKVRNNTFHAYGKDSTFKVGPFSIEFHKNAHTVETYAMRITDDDGHVLVYTADTSYRKSLVRFAEGADVLISECSLYAGEDGEKMGHMNAEEVGGLAAKAGVGKLVLSHLPHYGNLDELLASAKSAGGENVVLAEVGMEIEV
- the nadX gene encoding aspartate dehydrogenase translates to MDIGIIGAGAIANVMMERINHDRHENLKVKSVFVRNEEKYQHLEDEFGITLYTDLEAFLSSDIDIVVEAANGEVVKSHMPEVLKHKDAMLISVGALADGALVAELMQIAKKYDHTLHLPSGAVGGLDLIQNAQSHGELKRVRLTTRKPAAALSYEDLQSERVVFDGRAKEAITLYPQNMNVAIILGMAGMGIEETEVTLIADPNVDRNIHHIEVEGAFGKAEFKVENQPLPDNPKTSYLAAISILGTLERMNRHFRIG
- a CDS encoding monooxygenase — translated: MAVLLQVDFEMEGPFGTEMAEGFRDLAESINEEPGFLWKIWTENENEGEAGGIYVFETKEDAENYLKMHTERLAGFGITDVNGKIFNINQQLSKINNAPME
- a CDS encoding dihydrofolate reductase family protein — encoded protein: MARRVVLDLAVTLDGFIEGEHGEIDWCIMDPEMDFTAFLESVDTILFGRKSYDLWKSYVPEGEVSDLDKEMMQMVEDKEKVVFSRSKRGTEGNVTFSDDVEGAVERLKAQAGRDLWLYGGAELIAECVNLGLVDEYRLSVHPVVLGRGKPLFSNIEGRLDLELQKVNRYDSGVVQLIYGRA
- a CDS encoding acyltransferase, coding for MSQKKRFTEIDALRGLAAIAVILFHYTTYYDGRFGHLKDGYIDWFWFGEYGVQLFFIISGFVIYMSIMRARSASDFAIKRSIRLYPSYMFAVALTFIIVSMSVMDDLKVGFGEALINMTMLQDFFTGIGRVDGVYWTLRVELTFYVLMGVLLLFGKAKHIMPVTVGWLVASVLIQIVHRTVDTELTSIIREYSIASFSHMFIIGMMFYAIWQHGHRFKYHMVMAMAVIYDIFFQSVENAMFTLLFITVFHLILAGRLKFLSSKVFVFFGTISYPVYLVHQNIGYVMINRMESTGLVHEIYLLIPIGVSILLAYAIHRLIEQPSHNALYRLYKERRDAYPEGAMLKR
- a CDS encoding MurR/RpiR family transcriptional regulator, producing MNKGNQEIKATIRLEQAKQNFTKSEHKIYQYIINNTDHVLYHSLTELSEACSVGEATVLRLFRKIGYKGFQEFKFSLAKEIDSNDEENQDDSYVYKVKKNMVTAIEDSYHVIDERKLQEALQLIEDGKKVVIFGVGSSSIAALDMQTRLLRIGINVEVFGDPHFQIMRTASMDTDTIVIAISLTGSSKDTVDSVEAAKKKGAKVISITNYSKSPLTKLSDCILLSSAKESPLDSGSLVSKVAQLFVIDLICTGLTIRNFERAEESKMIISESITGKLY
- a CDS encoding ROK family protein, translating into MKIGVFDIGGTSIKYGIIDIQGNLTEQGTIPTEAYNGGNSIIERVGRLAEMLKKKHEIEGIGISSAGQINSMMGKVVHATDSIPGYKGLNISDMLSEKVQLPVSVENDVNCTALGEKWNGNAKEEDDFLCVTIGTGIGGAIFLNGELYTGTTFAAGEWGHMTLYPNGKSCLCGFKGCYEEYASSRALQRKVDDNFTGMDLKIFFEKVREGHDIAVKIFDEWIEDLTLGLKSLIHAMNPSLILIGGGITAQGTFLENAINVKIEGMLLPNHKDKLTVKLAKNRNQANLYGAAIHFWSTYESR
- a CDS encoding FAD-binding protein; translation: MHIKHTVHTDVLVVGSGLSGIRVTKELAEKGHEVMMVTKTHLASGSSFFPLKASLGTQVTRDIADRKVFYKDIERMSRGMHDRKLAETYIDEIPEAVSEYGDVGVKANKLEDERKACFAEHPRDIYLLQDWNETRKNVEQIFEKFDSIELMTKTVVVTLIVNNGRVSGAVLIDHNNDFVHVSCSAVILCTGGFGNIYKHNLNPNDVDGSGHILALDAGAELVNMEFIQFIPGITTPKYKTLFGEHTLEYCKDIVDDSGASIIDSWLPAGISRSELMSIRSTHGPFTHTLKSRYFDISMMQKIIEEKKEDGFKLIFDENLYKTGDQFYSVYLDWLKQQGIDMVEDDIKIAPFAHASNGGVSIDVNGCTGVGGLYAIGELSCNVEGANRLGGNSTGACMVFGKRAGLHCNEYLKSSSVSSSILEAESALLSFCHIDELHEFSEEGLRSNQVIKEIQEIMWYHANVVRSEEGLKTALLKVNDLSSNFTAASILESKNKKSAVKAMNFLRLSEILLNTMLRRRESRGAHYRMDYPCESKEYRYKTKVKFSETSTVTYRFTE